Proteins from a genomic interval of Bacteroidales bacterium:
- the map gene encoding type I methionyl aminopeptidase, translating into MILAKTEEEIELLKLNHEIVSKTLAEVAKLIHPGITTLELDKRAEEFIRDNGAKPGFLGYNGYPNTLCTSVNSAVVHGIPKDNALRDGDIVSIDCGTYMHGFYGDSAYTFVIGEVSPEVQRLIKVTRECLELGINKAIDGLRVGDISSAVQQHAEGNGYSVVRELVGHGIGRNMHEKPEVPNYGVRGNGSKLISGMTICIEPMINMGSKQVFQERDGWTIKTVDGKPSAHFELAVVVRKNKAEQLSTFKYIDEVLKSS; encoded by the coding sequence ATGATATTGGCAAAAACGGAGGAAGAGATTGAACTACTGAAGTTAAATCACGAAATTGTTTCAAAAACTTTAGCAGAAGTAGCAAAATTAATTCATCCCGGGATAACCACCCTCGAACTCGATAAAAGAGCAGAGGAATTTATAAGAGATAATGGGGCAAAGCCCGGATTTTTAGGTTATAATGGTTACCCGAATACTCTATGTACTTCAGTGAATAGTGCTGTTGTGCACGGTATCCCTAAGGATAACGCTTTAAGGGATGGCGATATAGTATCCATCGATTGCGGAACCTATATGCACGGTTTTTACGGTGATTCAGCCTATACCTTTGTAATAGGTGAAGTCTCTCCCGAAGTGCAGCGGCTGATTAAGGTAACCCGTGAATGTTTGGAACTAGGCATCAATAAGGCTATAGATGGACTTAGAGTTGGGGATATATCCAGCGCAGTTCAACAACATGCGGAAGGTAATGGATACTCTGTAGTTCGAGAATTAGTAGGACATGGCATAGGTCGTAATATGCACGAGAAACCTGAGGTTCCAAATTATGGGGTTAGAGGCAATGGATCTAAGTTAATTAGCGGAATGACAATTTGTATTGAACCAATGATTAACATGGGATCAAAACAGGTTTTTCAGGAACGAGATGGATGGACTATTAAAACTGTTGATGGAAAACCATCGGCACATTTTGAACTGGCTGTTGTTGTTAGAAAAAATAAAGCAGAACAGTTATCTACCTTTAAGTACATTGATGAAGTATTAAAAAGCAGTTAA
- the infA gene encoding translation initiation factor IF-1, producing MSKQTAIEKDGTIIEALSNAMFRVELDNGHVITAHISGKMRMHYIKILPGDKVRVEMSPYDLTKGRITFRYK from the coding sequence ATGTCAAAACAAACCGCAATTGAGAAAGACGGAACTATTATCGAAGCCCTCTCTAATGCAATGTTTAGAGTAGAACTTGATAACGGGCACGTTATTACCGCTCATATTTCCGGGAAGATGAGAATGCATTACATAAAGATTCTTCCAGGTGATAAGGTTAGAGTTGAAATGTCGCCCTATGATTTAACTAAAGGCAGAATTACTTTTAGGTATAAATAA
- a CDS encoding SpoIIE family protein phosphatase, with product MKWLSRFFSSITILLIAINLAIPISSSAIRVNLYNVDNGLTQSVITGVIQDSYGFLWIATQDGLNRYDGYFFKTYRNNPLDSNSLSNNYINSICEDRNGNIWLGTNLGLSVLSRKSGRFFNYYSNINDPLTLSDNRIYTVYEDKEGVIWIKTLTSLDKFNSKENNFTRYPHYNDLFTFSTDPGDFDIFEDSQGILWVGTKDGLCFFDRILKIFKRYSNDPTDTKTISNDKIKDVFEDSNNNLWIGTENGLNLYNRRTNKFARFFTKSDKNNKLKSSIINVIKEDKAGILWIGTDVGFSSFDPKTHTLINYNDFNANGEKHIASSVQSICVDRTGILWIGSLQGLIKSDRKPLKFKLFSKDSLGNPLFANNIIASISEDNFGNIWVGTWGAGLFKFNPNTGEKILFSYASVKRHIYNDFVHSSYINQQNELLIGTRDGIQVYLPDKKEFVDYFAFKGIINYGLFRNNRIYSFAEDRNGCLWIATKIGLYQIKDNTLLGFCNNPMDSTTITSGEVYDVIVDSKGYIWAGTLNGLNKIDPNSQKASRFVRKSIYSGRQLISNEVMCLHEDSKGFIWVGTSNGLHRFDQNTNNFKLFTEDDGLPNNIIYSIEEDRKGRIWVSTNWGLAVLNPETDLIKSYDVADGLQSQEFNVGSSYKSKSGEMLFGGISGFNTFFPDSIKVNKQIPKIAITSFDILGGKDRKTLSVEGLDEIEISKETSAFTIEFSILDFSRSEKNHYAYCMKGLSDQWIDLGTKHSATFSNLNAGTYFFTIKGSNSDMTWNEEGKTLKIIVNIPFWRSNAAYGLYGFLALIGIIFYLRNRTKHFRRTNQFLKEREYAMSKVEKQKEELILKNKSITDSINYAKRLQEAIMPSVAHFKKLLPDSFLFYMPKDIVSGDFYWVNETKNKIFVAVVDCTGHGVPGAFMSIIGIELLRNITNNQGVNDAAEILNRLNTGVIQTFSKDYSENSSLVKDGMDVSFCIIDKENNILQFAGAFSNLYLIRDSKITEIKGDRYSVGMGNLSEKQLFSSHYIPIQPEDMIYIFTDGYADQFGGLENKKYKFRRFRHLLLNIHKFPLETQRQYIEDSINEWKGKNDQVDDILIIGIKPDLSCMF from the coding sequence ATGAAATGGTTATCTCGTTTTTTTAGCTCAATCACCATCCTGCTTATTGCTATTAATTTAGCTATTCCAATAAGTAGTTCGGCTATTCGTGTTAATCTATATAATGTTGATAATGGGTTAACACAATCAGTCATAACTGGAGTAATACAAGATTCATACGGTTTTTTATGGATAGCCACACAGGATGGATTAAATCGCTACGATGGTTATTTTTTTAAAACTTACAGGAACAATCCTCTTGATTCCAATAGTTTATCAAACAATTACATTAATTCTATTTGTGAAGATCGAAATGGAAATATATGGTTAGGTACTAACCTCGGATTGAGCGTGCTATCAAGAAAATCAGGCAGATTTTTCAACTATTATAGCAATATAAATGATCCCTTGACCCTTAGTGATAATAGAATATATACAGTTTACGAGGATAAGGAGGGTGTTATTTGGATAAAAACCCTTACATCACTAGATAAATTTAATTCCAAAGAAAATAATTTCACACGTTACCCTCACTATAATGACCTTTTTACTTTCTCTACAGATCCTGGCGATTTTGATATTTTTGAAGACTCTCAAGGTATTCTGTGGGTTGGGACGAAAGATGGTTTATGCTTTTTCGATAGGATACTTAAAATTTTTAAGAGATATTCAAATGATCCGACAGATACAAAAACAATAAGCAACGATAAGATTAAGGATGTTTTTGAAGACTCAAATAATAATCTATGGATAGGTACCGAAAATGGACTAAACCTTTATAATCGCAGGACAAATAAGTTTGCAAGGTTCTTTACAAAATCGGATAAGAATAACAAACTTAAAAGTTCAATAATTAATGTAATAAAAGAAGATAAAGCAGGGATTCTTTGGATTGGGACTGATGTTGGATTTTCTAGTTTTGATCCTAAAACCCATACTCTCATAAATTACAATGACTTTAATGCCAATGGTGAGAAACATATTGCCTCCTCTGTTCAATCAATTTGTGTAGATAGAACAGGGATTCTTTGGATTGGATCATTACAGGGGTTAATCAAATCGGATAGAAAGCCACTGAAGTTTAAACTTTTTTCAAAGGACTCTCTAGGTAATCCATTGTTCGCAAATAATATAATCGCTTCGATTTCCGAGGATAATTTTGGGAATATATGGGTAGGAACTTGGGGGGCTGGTTTGTTTAAGTTTAACCCTAATACTGGAGAGAAAATCTTGTTTTCATACGCCTCCGTGAAGAGGCATATATATAATGATTTTGTTCATTCGAGTTATATAAATCAACAAAATGAATTATTAATTGGGACACGTGATGGTATACAGGTGTATCTGCCTGACAAGAAAGAGTTTGTTGATTATTTTGCTTTTAAAGGGATTATTAATTATGGTTTATTCAGAAATAATAGAATTTATTCATTTGCCGAAGATAGGAATGGATGTTTATGGATAGCAACTAAAATAGGATTATATCAGATTAAAGATAATACATTGCTAGGGTTTTGCAACAATCCAATGGATTCTACAACCATTACGTCTGGTGAAGTATACGATGTGATCGTAGATAGTAAAGGGTATATTTGGGCTGGAACTTTAAATGGGTTAAACAAGATTGATCCGAATAGTCAAAAGGCATCCCGATTTGTTAGAAAGTCAATTTACTCTGGGCGCCAACTTATTTCCAATGAAGTAATGTGTTTGCATGAAGATTCTAAGGGTTTTATTTGGGTGGGTACAAGTAACGGATTGCATAGATTTGACCAAAACACCAACAATTTCAAACTTTTTACCGAAGATGATGGATTACCGAACAACATAATATATTCAATTGAAGAGGATAGAAAAGGAAGAATTTGGGTGAGTACAAACTGGGGTTTAGCAGTATTAAACCCAGAAACGGATTTAATTAAATCTTACGATGTGGCAGATGGTCTTCAAAGTCAAGAATTTAATGTTGGATCAAGTTATAAATCAAAATCTGGAGAAATGCTATTTGGAGGTATATCAGGATTTAATACTTTTTTTCCAGACTCAATTAAGGTAAACAAACAAATTCCAAAAATTGCAATAACATCATTTGATATTTTAGGTGGAAAAGATAGGAAAACATTGTCTGTAGAGGGGTTAGACGAAATTGAAATATCAAAGGAAACGAGTGCCTTTACAATTGAATTCTCTATTCTGGACTTTAGTCGTTCTGAAAAAAATCATTATGCTTATTGTATGAAAGGGCTTTCTGATCAGTGGATTGATTTAGGGACAAAACACTCAGCAACCTTTTCAAATCTAAATGCAGGGACATATTTTTTTACTATAAAAGGTTCAAATAGTGATATGACCTGGAATGAAGAAGGCAAAACACTTAAAATTATTGTAAATATCCCATTTTGGAGAAGCAATGCTGCGTATGGATTATATGGATTCCTAGCATTAATCGGCATTATTTTTTATTTGAGAAATAGAACAAAGCACTTTCGAAGAACTAATCAATTTCTTAAGGAAAGAGAGTATGCGATGTCCAAAGTGGAGAAACAGAAAGAGGAACTTATTTTAAAAAATAAAAGTATAACCGATAGTATCAACTATGCTAAACGCCTTCAGGAAGCAATAATGCCTTCAGTTGCACATTTTAAAAAGTTATTACCCGATTCGTTTCTATTTTATATGCCCAAAGATATTGTTAGCGGAGATTTTTACTGGGTTAACGAAACAAAAAATAAAATTTTTGTAGCCGTTGTCGATTGTACAGGACATGGAGTACCTGGAGCGTTTATGTCTATAATAGGGATTGAACTATTACGAAACATTACTAATAATCAGGGTGTAAACGATGCCGCAGAAATTCTTAATAGATTAAATACTGGTGTAATTCAAACGTTCAGTAAGGATTACTCTGAGAATAGTTCATTGGTTAAAGATGGCATGGATGTTTCTTTTTGCATCATCGATAAGGAAAATAACATTCTCCAATTTGCAGGTGCTTTTAGTAATTTATATTTAATTAGAGATAGTAAGATAACTGAAATTAAAGGCGATAGGTACTCAGTGGGCATGGGAAATCTGTCAGAAAAACAACTATTTAGTAGTCATTATATTCCTATACAACCCGAGGATATGATTTATATCTTTACCGATGGATATGCTGATCAATTTGGTGGGTTAGAAAATAAAAAATATAAGTTTCGCCGTTTTAGGCATCTTCTTTTGAATATTCATAAATTTCCACTAGAGACCCAGCGGCAGTACATTGAAGATAGTATTAATGAGTGGAAGGGTAAAAACGATCAAGTCGATGATATTCTCATTATAGGCATTAAACCTGATTTGAGTTGCATGTTTTAA
- the rpsD gene encoding 30S ribosomal protein S4, whose protein sequence is MARYIGPRTRIARKFGEPIFGPDKYYEKKNYPPGMHGVNKKRKKLSEYGVQLQEKQKAKFIYGVLEKQFENLFHKASQSKGITGEILIQLLEARLDNVVYRLGIAPTRAAARQLVSHRHITVNGKVVNIASFTLKKGDLVAVRERSKSLEVIQDATSSNRHTKYSWLEWDKDSFAGKYINVPERSEIPENIKEQLIVELYSK, encoded by the coding sequence ATGGCAAGATATATTGGACCAAGAACCAGAATAGCCCGTAAGTTTGGTGAGCCCATTTTTGGACCCGACAAATACTACGAGAAGAAAAATTACCCTCCTGGAATGCACGGGGTAAACAAGAAAAGGAAGAAATTATCTGAATATGGTGTACAGCTTCAAGAAAAGCAGAAAGCCAAATTTATTTATGGTGTTCTTGAAAAACAATTCGAGAACTTATTCCATAAAGCATCTCAAAGTAAAGGTATTACAGGTGAAATTTTAATACAACTTCTTGAGGCTAGACTCGATAACGTAGTTTATCGTTTAGGGATTGCCCCAACCAGAGCCGCAGCCCGCCAGTTGGTAAGCCACAGGCATATCACTGTAAATGGCAAGGTTGTAAACATAGCATCATTTACTTTGAAAAAAGGTGATCTTGTTGCAGTGCGTGAAAGATCAAAATCCTTGGAAGTAATCCAAGATGCTACATCATCTAACCGTCATACCAAATATTCATGGTTAGAATGGGATAAGGATTCTTTTGCAGGAAAATACATCAATGTGCCTGAAAGATCGGAGATTCCAGAGAACATTAAGGAGCAGTTAATTGTTGAACTTTATTCTAAGTAA
- a CDS encoding DNA-directed RNA polymerase subunit alpha has protein sequence MAILAFQKPDKVIMLESTEQYGKFEFRPLEPGYGITVGNALRRILLSSLEGYAIIWIKVSGVDHEFTTIPGVMEDVTEIVLNLKQIRFKRTIDGEDFEKVTVNISGQSELKAGYLSNFLSKFKVLNPDLVICRMDPDVKLEIEFFINKGRGYIPSEENKPEDGEFGIVPIDSIHTPIKNVRYSIENYRVEQKTDYEKLIMEIFTDGSIHPKDALKEAAKILIYHFMLFSDEKITLDTDDKYSNEEFDEEVLHMRQLLKNKLVDLDLSVRALNCLKAADVETLGQLVSFNKNDLLKFRNFGKKSLTELEDLLEAMNLSFGMDITKYKLDKD, from the coding sequence ATGGCTATACTGGCATTCCAAAAACCCGATAAGGTTATTATGCTTGAATCTACCGAACAATACGGTAAATTTGAGTTTCGTCCTCTTGAGCCAGGCTATGGTATCACGGTGGGCAATGCTTTGAGGAGAATCCTTCTTTCATCACTTGAAGGATATGCCATAATCTGGATAAAGGTTTCTGGTGTAGATCACGAATTCACAACTATCCCCGGTGTTATGGAGGATGTTACCGAAATTGTGCTCAACTTAAAGCAGATTCGTTTTAAAAGAACTATTGATGGTGAAGATTTCGAAAAGGTTACCGTTAATATTTCGGGACAAAGCGAGTTAAAAGCAGGATACTTATCAAATTTTCTTAGCAAATTCAAGGTACTAAACCCTGATTTAGTAATTTGCAGAATGGATCCTGATGTCAAATTAGAAATTGAGTTTTTTATTAATAAGGGTCGTGGGTACATTCCATCGGAGGAAAATAAACCCGAAGATGGAGAATTTGGAATTGTTCCAATTGATTCTATTCATACTCCGATTAAGAATGTAAGATACTCGATTGAAAACTACCGTGTTGAACAAAAGACTGACTACGAGAAACTTATTATGGAGATATTCACGGATGGTTCAATTCATCCAAAGGATGCTCTGAAAGAAGCTGCAAAAATTCTCATCTACCACTTTATGCTATTCTCAGATGAGAAAATAACACTTGATACGGATGATAAATATTCAAATGAGGAATTTGATGAAGAGGTATTGCATATGCGCCAGCTTCTGAAAAATAAACTTGTTGACTTAGATTTATCTGTTCGTGCCCTTAATTGTTTAAAAGCAGCTGATGTTGAGACATTAGGCCAGTTGGTCTCATTCAATAAGAACGACCTGCTTAAATTTAGAAACTTCGGTAAGAAATCTCTTACTGAATTAGAAGATCTGCTGGAGGCAATGAATTTATCCTTCGGTATGGATATTACAAAATATAAACTTGACAAGGATTAA
- the eno gene encoding phosphopyruvate hydratase, which produces MGQIVSVHARQILDSRGNPTVEVDVVTESGFSGRAAVPSGASTGVHEAVELRDGDNGRYLGRGVLKAVENVNTVISEEIVGMHIHEQQLIDETLIKLDGSENKANLGANAILGVSLAVAHAAAQSTSQPLFRYVGGVNACTLPIPMMNIINGGSHADNSIDFQEFMIMPVGAENFTEAIRMGAEVFHNLKSVLKKQGYSTNVGDEGGFAPNLKSNEEAVQVILQAIEKAGYKPGIDIFLALDPASSEYYLPEEKVYHLHKSTGDKLTSAQMVDYWKNWTDKYPIVSIEDGMAEDDWDGWKLITKMLGSKIQLVGDDLFVTNVKRLQRGIDEKAGNSILIKVNQIGTLTETINAVRLADINSMTSIMSHRSGETEDTTIAHLAVALNTGLIKTGSASRSDRIAKYNELIRIEEMLGSSARYLGRDFKYIKK; this is translated from the coding sequence ATGGGACAAATAGTTAGTGTACATGCCCGCCAAATCCTCGATTCAAGAGGAAATCCAACTGTAGAAGTTGATGTAGTTACTGAAAGTGGTTTTTCTGGACGTGCAGCAGTGCCTAGTGGAGCTTCCACAGGTGTTCATGAAGCTGTTGAACTTCGTGATGGAGATAATGGAAGATACCTTGGTAGAGGTGTATTAAAGGCAGTAGAGAATGTAAATACTGTAATTTCTGAGGAAATTGTTGGTATGCATATTCATGAGCAACAATTGATAGATGAAACCCTAATTAAACTTGATGGTTCTGAGAATAAAGCCAATTTAGGTGCAAATGCAATTCTTGGAGTTTCATTAGCTGTTGCGCATGCTGCTGCCCAATCAACTTCACAACCTTTATTTCGTTATGTTGGTGGGGTTAACGCTTGTACCCTTCCAATTCCTATGATGAACATTATCAATGGTGGTTCTCATGCAGATAACAGTATCGATTTTCAGGAATTCATGATTATGCCAGTTGGTGCAGAGAATTTTACCGAAGCTATTAGGATGGGTGCAGAGGTGTTCCACAATCTTAAGTCAGTTCTTAAAAAGCAAGGATACTCAACAAACGTAGGTGATGAGGGAGGATTTGCTCCAAACCTTAAGTCGAATGAGGAGGCCGTGCAAGTAATTCTTCAGGCAATTGAGAAAGCAGGATACAAACCTGGTATTGATATTTTCCTAGCACTTGATCCTGCCTCATCTGAGTACTATCTACCAGAGGAAAAGGTTTACCATCTTCATAAATCAACTGGTGATAAGTTAACCTCAGCGCAAATGGTTGATTATTGGAAGAATTGGACTGATAAATATCCTATCGTTTCTATTGAGGATGGAATGGCAGAAGATGATTGGGACGGTTGGAAACTGATTACCAAAATGCTAGGTAGTAAAATTCAACTCGTTGGAGATGATTTATTTGTTACCAATGTAAAACGTTTACAACGCGGAATTGACGAGAAAGCTGGAAATAGTATTCTGATTAAGGTAAACCAAATAGGCACTCTTACGGAAACTATCAACGCAGTTCGTTTAGCTGACATCAATTCAATGACTTCAATAATGAGTCATAGATCCGGTGAGACAGAAGATACTACTATAGCACACCTGGCTGTAGCTTTGAATACAGGTTTGATTAAAACTGGTTCAGCCTCTCGATCTGATAGGATTGCAAAATACAATGAATTAATTAGGATTGAGGAAATGCTTGGATCATCTGCAAGGTATTTAGGAAGAGATTTTAAGTACATTAAAAAATAG
- the rplQ gene encoding 50S ribosomal protein L17, with amino-acid sequence MRHNKKINHLGRTHSHRKAMLANMATSLILKKRITTTVAKAKALRTYVEPLITKGKNDTTHSRRTVFSYLKDKYAVSELFRDVAVKVADRPGGYTRILKTGTRFGDSAEMCIIELVDYNTTYVKESAKPAAKKTRRGAKPKKAETVAETKIEESHQESTEEKSE; translated from the coding sequence ATGAGACACAATAAGAAGATTAACCATTTAGGTAGGACTCACTCTCACCGTAAGGCGATGCTAGCAAATATGGCAACTTCGTTGATTCTTAAAAAAAGAATTACTACTACAGTTGCTAAAGCAAAAGCATTAAGAACTTATGTAGAGCCTTTAATTACAAAAGGTAAGAACGATACAACACATTCACGTCGTACTGTATTTAGTTATTTAAAAGATAAGTATGCGGTTTCGGAATTATTTCGTGATGTGGCTGTGAAAGTTGCTGACCGTCCAGGTGGTTATACCCGAATACTTAAAACTGGTACTCGTTTTGGTGATAGTGCTGAGATGTGCATTATTGAACTAGTTGATTACAACACAACTTATGTGAAAGAATCTGCTAAACCAGCAGCAAAGAAAACACGTCGTGGTGCAAAGCCAAAAAAGGCTGAAACTGTAGCTGAAACCAAAATTGAAGAATCTCATCAGGAATCAACTGAAGAGAAGTCTGAATAG
- a CDS encoding menaquinone biosynthesis decarboxylase, translating to MAYKSLNEFIQVLEQNGELIRIKGLVNPELEITEITDRISKQPDGGKALLFENTGTDFPVLINFYGSLRRISLSLGVDDLDDVGRGIESLFKELSSPRESLLEKIKLLPSLKRMSDWMPTVISGKGVCQEVINLDPDINKIPILKCWPYDGGKFITLPMVNTKDPVTGIRNIGMYRMQVFGPKETGMHWHRHKVGARHYNEYKAQGKLMPVVVALGGDPVYTYSATAPLPDNLDEYIFAGFLRKKKVRLVKCITVDLEVPEDVDFVIEGYVDPSEELAWEGPFGDHTGFYSLADWYPRFHITCITHRRKAVYPATIVGVPPMEDAYIAKATERIFLSPIRMSMLPELEDMSLPFEGVAHNISVVKIKHAFPGHAYKVMNALWGAGQMMFNKILVAVDGDIDIHNAMQLGQVLSSQVNCQNDIFLSKGPLDVLDHSSEQPCFGSKIFIDATSKKTERNSYTAEIDKESIAEDFAPLPDGVTSFSSSLISHNISALIISINKSEVFNTKELVSRLFRLSSLHNLKAIIIVDKEIDLNNISLVIWYLVSNYDPQRDTCFIRDSEGKINHVAFDGTRKVYPSDKPNRDWPNVVMMDSDTIEKINHKWGGLELGNFLNSPSLKLQQLQLGDGAVIKV from the coding sequence ATGGCTTATAAGAGTTTGAACGAATTCATCCAAGTACTTGAGCAAAATGGAGAACTGATTCGAATAAAAGGGCTTGTAAATCCTGAATTGGAGATCACTGAAATTACAGATCGCATTTCTAAACAACCTGATGGGGGGAAAGCACTATTATTTGAGAATACAGGGACTGATTTTCCTGTTCTTATTAATTTTTATGGCTCTTTAAGGAGAATATCTTTGTCGTTAGGTGTTGATGATTTAGATGATGTTGGCAGGGGGATTGAATCATTGTTCAAAGAGTTGTCAAGCCCAAGAGAATCTTTACTGGAGAAGATTAAACTTTTACCAAGCCTAAAAAGGATGTCTGATTGGATGCCTACTGTTATATCTGGAAAAGGAGTTTGTCAGGAGGTAATCAATTTAGACCCAGATATCAATAAAATACCTATTCTAAAATGCTGGCCGTATGATGGTGGTAAATTCATCACGCTACCGATGGTTAATACTAAGGATCCTGTTACCGGAATTAGAAACATAGGGATGTATAGGATGCAGGTTTTTGGACCAAAGGAAACAGGGATGCACTGGCATCGTCATAAAGTTGGTGCGAGACATTATAATGAGTATAAGGCACAAGGGAAACTTATGCCTGTTGTTGTTGCACTTGGTGGAGATCCGGTATACACCTATTCAGCAACAGCTCCATTACCTGATAATTTGGATGAATACATCTTTGCAGGTTTTTTGCGAAAGAAGAAAGTTCGACTTGTTAAGTGTATAACTGTTGATCTTGAAGTACCCGAAGATGTTGATTTTGTGATAGAGGGTTATGTTGATCCAAGCGAGGAACTGGCTTGGGAAGGGCCGTTTGGTGATCATACAGGATTTTACTCACTTGCTGATTGGTATCCCCGATTTCATATTACATGTATTACTCATCGAAGGAAAGCAGTATATCCAGCCACAATTGTAGGAGTACCACCAATGGAAGATGCCTATATTGCAAAAGCAACCGAACGAATATTCCTATCCCCAATAAGGATGTCGATGCTTCCAGAACTTGAAGATATGAGCCTTCCATTTGAAGGTGTTGCACACAATATCTCAGTTGTTAAGATAAAACACGCTTTCCCTGGTCATGCCTACAAAGTAATGAATGCCCTTTGGGGAGCAGGGCAAATGATGTTTAATAAAATATTAGTTGCAGTTGATGGCGATATCGATATTCACAATGCTATGCAGCTCGGACAGGTACTCTCAAGCCAAGTTAACTGTCAAAATGATATATTTTTAAGTAAGGGTCCATTGGATGTACTTGATCATTCATCGGAACAACCGTGCTTTGGTAGTAAAATATTTATTGATGCAACTTCAAAGAAAACGGAAAGGAATAGTTACACAGCAGAAATTGATAAAGAAAGTATTGCTGAGGATTTCGCACCGCTACCTGATGGCGTAACCTCTTTTAGTTCTTCGCTAATATCACATAATATATCTGCGTTAATCATATCAATAAATAAATCAGAAGTTTTTAATACAAAGGAGCTAGTTTCTAGATTGTTTAGATTAAGCTCACTACACAATCTTAAAGCAATAATTATTGTTGATAAGGAAATCGATTTAAACAATATTTCATTGGTTATTTGGTATTTAGTAAGTAACTATGATCCACAAAGGGATACTTGTTTTATTAGAGATTCAGAGGGAAAGATAAATCATGTAGCATTTGATGGAACAAGAAAAGTTTACCCTTCTGATAAACCCAATCGGGACTGGCCAAATGTTGTAATGATGGATTCAGATACGATCGAAAAAATAAACCATAAGTGGGGAGGTCTAGAATTAGGAAATTTTCTTAATTCTCCTTCTTTAAAACTGCAACAACTTCAGCTAGGAGACGGTGCTGTAATAAAAGTTTAG
- the rpsK gene encoding 30S ribosomal protein S11 translates to MAKKTGTVKKKVVKVDPVGQAHIHSSFNNIIVSLTNSTGQVISWSSSGKMGFRGSKKNTPYAAQTAAADCAKVAYDLGLRKVKVFVKGPGAGRESAMRTINATGIEVTEIVDVTPLPHNGCRPPKRRRV, encoded by the coding sequence ATGGCAAAAAAGACAGGAACAGTAAAGAAGAAAGTAGTAAAAGTAGATCCAGTAGGACAAGCACATATCCACTCTTCCTTCAACAATATCATTGTATCCTTAACAAATAGTACAGGACAAGTAATATCTTGGTCGTCATCTGGAAAGATGGGCTTTAGGGGTTCCAAAAAGAACACTCCCTACGCAGCTCAGACTGCCGCAGCTGATTGCGCAAAGGTAGCTTACGATCTTGGCTTACGTAAAGTTAAGGTTTTTGTGAAGGGTCCCGGCGCTGGTCGTGAATCTGCAATGCGTACTATTAACGCTACAGGAATTGAAGTTACCGAAATTGTTGACGTGACTCCACTTCCTCATAATGGATGCCGTCCACCCAAACGTCGTAGGGTTTAA
- the rpsM gene encoding 30S ribosomal protein S13 has protein sequence MARIVGVDLPKNKRGEVALTYIYGIARSSARKILEQAGVGYDVKVKDWNDDNINAIRSILNDGYKVEGELRSSVQLNIKRLMDIGCYRGIRHRLGLPVRGQSTKNNARTRKGRKKTVANKKKATK, from the coding sequence ATGGCACGAATCGTTGGTGTAGACTTGCCAAAGAACAAAAGGGGAGAGGTTGCCCTAACCTACATCTACGGTATAGCCCGTAGTAGTGCCCGCAAAATCCTAGAACAAGCAGGAGTGGGTTACGACGTTAAGGTTAAAGACTGGAACGATGATAATATCAACGCTATCCGATCAATCCTTAATGATGGCTATAAAGTAGAGGGTGAACTCCGATCATCTGTACAGCTTAACATCAAGAGGTTGATGGATATTGGTTGTTATCGCGGAATTCGGCATCGCCTTGGCCTGCCCGTCAGAGGTCAGAGTACCAAGAACAATGCTCGTACCCGTAAGGGGCGTAAGAAAACCGTTGCCAATAAGAAAAAAGCTACTAAATAG
- the rpmJ gene encoding 50S ribosomal protein L36, with protein sequence MKVRASIKKRSADCKIVRRNGRLYVINKKNPKFKQRQG encoded by the coding sequence ATGAAAGTAAGAGCATCAATAAAAAAACGCAGTGCTGATTGTAAAATCGTAAGGCGAAATGGACGTTTGTACGTGATTAATAAAAAAAATCCGAAGTTTAAACAACGTCAAGGATAA